Proteins from one Deinococcus sp. AB2017081 genomic window:
- a CDS encoding YbhB/YbcL family Raf kinase inhibitor-like protein — MTRSLTALGLLAVGASLAACAPSASTMIGGANPGNAGLNPAQRLTVAQPAPAATARGLTLTSPTFANGGAYPAAQVASGFGCSGPNISPALNWTGVPAGTQSLVLTTYDPDAPTGSGFWHWSVYNIPATATGLAQGAGNPGGTLPAGARQLNNEGGQPGFVGACPPVGDRAHRYVFTLYALSGTLELPAGTTPAVLGFMLNGQVLAKTSITAYYGR; from the coding sequence ATGACCCGTTCCCTCACCGCCCTTGGCCTTCTCGCCGTCGGTGCGAGCCTCGCCGCCTGCGCTCCCAGCGCGTCCACCATGATCGGCGGCGCGAACCCCGGCAACGCCGGCCTGAACCCCGCGCAGCGCCTGACCGTCGCGCAGCCCGCCCCGGCCGCCACCGCCCGGGGCCTCACGCTGACCAGCCCGACCTTCGCCAACGGCGGCGCGTACCCGGCCGCCCAGGTCGCCAGCGGCTTCGGCTGCAGCGGCCCGAACATCAGCCCCGCCCTGAACTGGACCGGCGTGCCCGCCGGCACCCAGTCGCTGGTGCTCACCACGTACGACCCGGACGCGCCCACCGGCAGCGGGTTCTGGCACTGGAGCGTGTACAACATTCCCGCCACCGCCACGGGCCTCGCCCAGGGGGCCGGCAATCCCGGCGGTACCCTGCCGGCCGGCGCGCGGCAGCTGAACAACGAGGGCGGCCAGCCGGGCTTCGTGGGCGCGTGCCCGCCCGTCGGCGACCGGGCCCACCGCTACGTGTTCACGCTCTACGCCCTGAGCGGCACCCTGGAACTGCCGGCCGGCACGACCCCCGCCGTGCTGGGCTTCATGCTGAATGGCCAGGTGCTGGCCAAGACCAGCATCACGGCGTACTACGGCCGCTGA
- the rpe gene encoding ribulose-phosphate 3-epimerase, with product MTADATVPRRVHLAPSLLSCDFTRLGEELRTIQSADWAHVDVMDGQFVPNISFGLPILAAARRATTLFLDVHLMIDRPERYLRDFADAGADGLTVHVEATPHIHRAVQQIRELGKKAGVTLNPGTPLEAVRPVLADVDLVLVMSVNPGFGGQKFIPQSLDRIRTLRRWLDELGSPAELQVDGGVSPTNARAVVNAGATCLVAGSAVFGSDGAAAGLERLREALK from the coding sequence GTGACTGCCGATGCCACCGTGCCGCGCCGCGTGCACCTCGCGCCCAGCCTGCTGTCGTGTGATTTCACGCGTCTGGGCGAGGAACTCCGCACCATCCAGAGCGCCGACTGGGCGCATGTGGACGTCATGGACGGCCAGTTCGTGCCGAACATCTCCTTCGGGCTCCCGATCCTGGCGGCGGCGCGGCGCGCCACGACCCTGTTCCTGGACGTCCACCTGATGATCGACCGGCCCGAGCGCTACCTGCGCGACTTCGCAGATGCCGGGGCCGACGGCCTGACCGTGCATGTCGAGGCCACGCCCCACATCCACCGCGCCGTGCAGCAGATCCGCGAGCTGGGCAAGAAGGCAGGCGTCACTCTGAATCCTGGCACGCCGCTGGAGGCCGTGCGTCCCGTGCTGGCCGACGTCGATCTGGTACTGGTCATGAGCGTGAACCCCGGCTTCGGCGGCCAGAAGTTCATCCCACAGAGCCTCGACCGCATCCGTACGCTGCGCCGCTGGCTCGACGAGCTGGGCAGCCCGGCAGAACTTCAGGTGGACGGTGGGGTCAGCCCCACGAATGCCCGCGCGGTGGTGAATGCCGGAGCCACCTGCCTGGTCGCCGGCAGCGCCGTGTTCGGCTCGGACGGGGCGGCGGCGGGCCTGGAACGCCTGCGTGAGGCCCTGAAATGA
- a CDS encoding DNA-3-methyladenine glycosylase yields MPDTRSLRPAHFAGDPVHTARGLLGSTLVRVTTSGARLTGRIVEVEAYDCPRDPACTAGRFHAARSADMAVPPGRWLFWMAHGHPLLQVSCRPAGVAASVLLRAIEPLEGVGHMLTHRPVTRERDLTNGPAKLVSALGLDPAAVTGTSVDSPALHVLPPPEPLPDGLVAVTARIGIREGRHLPWRFTLRGSPWISPAQPSLDLLELAEE; encoded by the coding sequence ATGCCGGACACGCGTTCCCTGCGGCCTGCGCACTTTGCCGGTGATCCGGTGCACACCGCGCGCGGCCTGCTGGGGAGCACCCTCGTCCGGGTCACGACCTCCGGTGCCCGGCTGACCGGGCGGATCGTGGAGGTCGAGGCCTACGACTGCCCGCGCGACCCCGCCTGCACCGCCGGGCGCTTCCACGCGGCCCGCAGCGCAGACATGGCCGTGCCCCCTGGCCGGTGGCTGTTCTGGATGGCCCACGGCCACCCGCTGCTCCAGGTGTCGTGCCGCCCGGCGGGTGTGGCCGCCAGTGTGCTGCTCCGCGCCATCGAGCCGCTGGAGGGCGTGGGCCACATGCTCACGCACCGTCCGGTCACGCGAGAACGCGACCTGACCAACGGCCCGGCCAAACTGGTCTCCGCCCTGGGCCTCGATCCGGCCGCCGTGACCGGCACGTCCGTGGACAGCCCCGCGCTGCACGTGCTGCCGCCTCCGGAGCCGCTTCCGGACGGGCTGGTGGCGGTGACCGCGCGGATCGGGATCAGGGAGGGCCGGCACCTGCCGTGGCGGTTCACGCTGCGCGGCAGTCCGTGGATCTCACCCGCCCAGCCCAGCCTGGATCTGCTGGAGCTGGCGGAAGAGTAG
- a CDS encoding hotdog fold thioesterase gives MTNRADSLSSEHTLLAHLGIEIVEASGTRVVATMPVDARTHQPMGLLHGGASVALAESVASIGAYLSVADQGLTAVGLEINANHLRGVRAGTVTATATPIHQGRTTQVWQIDIADEQGRAVCTSRCTLAIIPMPAGS, from the coding sequence ATGACGAACCGCGCTGACAGCCTCTCGTCCGAACACACCCTGCTCGCCCACCTGGGCATCGAGATCGTGGAGGCGAGCGGCACCCGCGTGGTCGCCACCATGCCCGTCGACGCGCGCACGCACCAGCCCATGGGCCTGCTGCACGGCGGGGCCAGCGTCGCCCTGGCCGAGTCGGTCGCCAGCATCGGCGCGTACCTGTCCGTGGCCGACCAGGGCCTGACCGCCGTGGGCCTGGAGATCAACGCCAACCACCTACGCGGCGTGCGCGCCGGCACCGTGACCGCCACCGCCACGCCCATCCACCAGGGTCGCACCACGCAGGTGTGGCAGATCGATATCGCCGATGAACAGGGCCGCGCCGTGTGCACGTCGCGCTGCACGCTGGCGATCATCCCCATGCCCGCCGGGTCGTAA
- a CDS encoding DNA-3-methyladenine glycosylase, with the protein MHLGHDRALPPASFAGDPVRVARDLLGAVLVRVLADGDVLAARIVETEGYDCPRDPSCHVIARLPGAAAMMAGPPGRVYYHVAYDQPLLNVICRPEGVQASILIRAAEPLQGEARMRERRSVKRRVELSNGPAKLVTALHLGPEFRGAPIDGPAFYIVPGDPVPDDGVTTTARVGLKRGAELPWRFLITGNPWVSAGKPSVTPAGE; encoded by the coding sequence ATGCACCTTGGCCACGACCGCGCCCTGCCGCCCGCGTCCTTCGCCGGCGACCCGGTGCGGGTGGCCCGCGACCTGCTGGGGGCCGTGCTCGTGCGCGTGCTCGCGGATGGCGACGTGCTCGCCGCGCGCATCGTCGAGACCGAGGGCTACGACTGCCCGCGCGACCCGAGCTGCCATGTCATCGCCCGCCTGCCCGGCGCGGCCGCCATGATGGCCGGCCCGCCGGGCCGCGTGTACTACCACGTCGCGTACGACCAGCCGCTCCTGAACGTCATCTGCCGCCCCGAGGGGGTGCAGGCGTCCATCCTGATCCGCGCCGCCGAACCCTTGCAGGGCGAAGCCAGGATGCGCGAGCGCCGGAGCGTGAAACGCCGCGTGGAGCTCAGCAACGGCCCCGCCAAGCTCGTCACCGCCCTGCACCTGGGCCCCGAGTTCCGCGGCGCGCCCATTGACGGCCCCGCGTTCTACATCGTGCCCGGCGACCCCGTGCCGGACGACGGGGTGACCACCACCGCCCGCGTGGGCCTGAAGCGCGGGGCGGAGCTGCCGTGGCGGTTCCTGATCACCGGCAACCCGTGGGTGTCGGCGGGGAAGCCCTCGGTCACGCCGGCCGGGGAGTGA
- the scpA gene encoding methylmalonyl-CoA mutase — MTDPTPADLTAWTTLARKDLRGADPATLNRDTPEGVTVKALYTAADVQGLDTDSVPGLPPFTRGPRATMYAARPWTIRQYAGFSTAEASNAFYRRNLAAGQKGLSVAFDLATHRGYDSDHPRVVGDVGKAGVAIDSVEDMKVLFDGIPLSEMSVSMTMNGAVLPILAGYIVAGLEQGATLEQLSGTIQNDILKEFMVRNTYIYPPAPSMRIIADIIGYTARNMPRFNSISISGYHIQEAGANAALELAYTLADGLEYVRAALAAGLDIDDFAPRLSFFFGIGMNFYTEVAKLRAARLLWSELIAPFGPKNPMSRALRTHCQTSGWSLTEQDPYNNVVRTTIEAMAAVFGGTQSLHTNAFDEAIGLPTEFSARIARNTQLVLQEETGIPDVIDPWGGSYLMERLTHDLADRARELMREVEELGGMAKAIESGVPKLRIEESAARKQARIDRGEDVIVGVNKYRPDGATSVDVLDIDNAAVRDSQIARLERVRASRDAAAVTAALEALEHAARSGEGNLLALSVTAMAARCTVGEVSDALERAWGRHSAEIRTLSGVYAAGYDGDQGFAALQGEIDAFAEAEGRRPRILVVKMGQDGHDRGAKVIATGFADLGFDVDVGPLFQTPEEAARQAVENDVHVVGVSSQAAGHKTLVPQLIAALREQGAGDILVVVGGVIPQQDYAALRAAGAAGIFGPGTPILQSAREVLRLLRDRPAEPA; from the coding sequence ATGACCGACCCCACCCCCGCCGACCTGACCGCGTGGACGACCCTGGCCCGCAAGGATCTCAGGGGAGCCGACCCGGCCACCCTGAACCGCGACACGCCCGAGGGCGTGACCGTCAAGGCCCTGTACACCGCCGCCGACGTGCAGGGCCTCGACACCGACAGCGTGCCGGGCCTGCCGCCGTTCACGCGCGGGCCCCGCGCCACCATGTACGCCGCGCGCCCGTGGACGATCCGGCAGTACGCCGGATTCTCGACCGCCGAGGCGAGCAACGCCTTCTACCGCCGCAACCTCGCCGCCGGACAGAAGGGCCTGTCGGTGGCCTTCGACCTCGCCACGCACCGCGGGTACGACTCCGACCACCCGCGCGTGGTCGGCGACGTGGGCAAGGCCGGGGTCGCCATCGACTCCGTCGAGGACATGAAGGTGCTGTTCGACGGCATCCCGCTCTCGGAGATGTCGGTGTCCATGACCATGAACGGTGCGGTGCTGCCGATCCTGGCGGGGTACATCGTGGCGGGCCTGGAGCAGGGGGCCACGCTGGAGCAGCTGTCCGGCACCATCCAGAACGACATCCTCAAAGAGTTCATGGTGCGCAACACGTACATCTACCCGCCCGCGCCCAGCATGCGGATCATCGCGGACATCATCGGGTACACGGCGCGGAACATGCCGCGCTTTAACTCCATTTCCATCTCCGGGTACCACATCCAGGAGGCGGGCGCGAACGCCGCGCTGGAACTCGCGTACACCCTGGCGGACGGCTTGGAGTACGTTCGGGCGGCGCTGGCGGCGGGGCTGGACATCGACGACTTCGCGCCGCGCCTGAGCTTCTTCTTCGGGATCGGCATGAACTTCTACACCGAGGTCGCCAAACTGCGCGCCGCCCGGCTGCTGTGGAGCGAGCTGATCGCCCCGTTCGGCCCGAAGAACCCCATGAGCCGCGCCCTGCGCACCCACTGCCAGACGAGCGGGTGGAGCCTGACCGAGCAGGATCCGTACAACAACGTCGTCCGCACGACCATCGAGGCGATGGCGGCCGTGTTCGGCGGCACGCAGAGCCTGCACACCAACGCCTTCGACGAGGCGATCGGCCTGCCCACCGAGTTCTCGGCCCGCATCGCGCGGAACACGCAGCTCGTCCTGCAGGAGGAGACCGGCATTCCCGACGTGATCGACCCGTGGGGCGGCAGCTACCTCATGGAACGCCTCACGCACGACCTCGCCGACCGGGCCCGCGAACTGATGCGCGAGGTGGAGGAGCTGGGCGGCATGGCGAAGGCCATCGAGAGCGGCGTGCCGAAACTGCGGATCGAGGAGTCCGCGGCGCGCAAGCAGGCGCGCATCGACCGCGGCGAGGACGTGATCGTGGGCGTGAACAAGTACCGCCCCGACGGCGCGACGAGCGTAGACGTGCTCGACATCGACAACGCCGCCGTGCGCGACTCGCAGATCGCCCGGCTGGAGCGCGTGCGCGCCTCGCGCGACGCGGCCGCCGTGACGGCCGCGCTGGAGGCCCTGGAGCACGCCGCCCGCTCCGGCGAGGGCAACCTGCTGGCCCTCTCCGTGACCGCCATGGCCGCCCGCTGCACCGTGGGCGAGGTCAGTGACGCCCTGGAGCGCGCGTGGGGCCGGCACTCGGCCGAGATCCGCACCCTGTCCGGCGTGTACGCCGCCGGCTACGACGGCGACCAGGGATTCGCGGCCCTGCAGGGCGAGATCGACGCCTTCGCGGAGGCCGAGGGCCGCCGCCCCCGGATTCTGGTGGTGAAGATGGGCCAGGACGGGCACGACCGCGGCGCGAAGGTCATCGCGACGGGCTTCGCCGACCTGGGCTTCGACGTGGACGTGGGCCCCCTGTTCCAGACACCGGAGGAAGCGGCGCGGCAGGCCGTGGAGAACGACGTGCACGTGGTCGGCGTGAGCTCGCAGGCGGCCGGGCACAAGACCCTGGTGCCGCAGCTGATCGCGGCGCTGCGCGAGCAGGGGGCCGGCGACATCCTGGTCGTCGTGGGCGGCGTGATCCCGCAACAGGACTACGCGGCGCTGCGCGCGGCGGGCGCGGCCGGCATCTTCGGGCCGGGCACGCCGATCCTCCAGTCCGCGCGCGAGGTGCTGCGCCTGCTGCGCGACCGCCCCGCGGAACCGGCGTAG
- a CDS encoding aquaporin, with product MEPRTLLAEAIGTFALLFAGMLAITNDASLLGIAFAHGLAIAVMAMALGTVSGGQFNPAVSIGLSLTGHQDWRTTAAYIPAQLVGAVLGAAAALVVAGQGALSTVGYANPALASGVGAGAGLLAEIIATAFLVLVVVKVAIYQRSVLGGLVVGLTVVVGVLAVGPETGAALNPARALGSAVVSGQWANHWIYWVGPVLGAGLGAFIATYTENVRPRPAPRLPN from the coding sequence ATGGAACCCAGAACCTTACTGGCCGAGGCCATCGGCACCTTTGCCCTGCTGTTCGCCGGCATGCTCGCCATCACGAACGACGCCTCGCTGCTGGGGATCGCCTTCGCGCACGGGCTGGCCATCGCGGTCATGGCCATGGCGCTGGGCACCGTCAGTGGCGGCCAGTTCAACCCGGCCGTGAGCATCGGCCTGAGCCTGACCGGGCATCAGGACTGGCGCACGACCGCCGCGTACATCCCCGCGCAGCTGGTCGGCGCGGTGCTGGGGGCGGCGGCGGCACTGGTGGTTGCCGGACAGGGTGCGCTGAGTACGGTCGGCTACGCCAATCCGGCGCTGGCCAGTGGCGTCGGGGCCGGAGCCGGGCTGCTGGCCGAGATCATCGCCACCGCGTTTCTGGTGCTGGTCGTGGTCAAGGTGGCGATCTACCAGCGCAGCGTCCTGGGCGGCCTCGTCGTGGGCCTGACCGTGGTGGTCGGTGTGCTCGCCGTCGGCCCCGAGACGGGCGCTGCGCTGAACCCCGCCCGCGCCCTGGGATCCGCTGTGGTCTCCGGACAGTGGGCGAACCACTGGATCTATTGGGTCGGGCCGGTGCTGGGCGCGGGGCTGGGGGCCTTCATCGCCACGTACACCGAGAACGTGCGGCCCCGCCCGGCACCCAGACTGCCGAATTGA
- the meaB gene encoding methylmalonyl Co-A mutase-associated GTPase MeaB, translating into MQEASSVPHPLTAPLLAGNRRALARAITLVESTRPEHELEAQALLAEVLPHTGQSVRVGLTGVPGVGKSTFVEALGVRLADAGGRVAVLAVDPTSARTGGSIMGDKTRMPRLTVHERAFIRPSPSGGTLGGVARRTRETLLLCEAAGYDVLLVETVGVGQSETQVAAMTDVFVLLTLPNAGDELQGIKRGIMELADVCVVNKADTAPAAAIRAQTELRTALTLLTPHDAPWRPVALRASAQTGEGLDDVWAAVQRCAHDTDVPAKRRAQAARWFDDLLREAAWRAFRTGLDTARLKSLRADVEAGRLTAVQGVAALLDDRAGGR; encoded by the coding sequence ATGCAGGAGGCCAGTTCCGTGCCGCACCCGCTGACGGCTCCCCTGCTCGCGGGAAACCGGCGGGCGCTGGCGCGGGCGATCACGCTGGTGGAATCCACCCGCCCCGAACACGAGTTGGAGGCCCAGGCCCTGCTGGCCGAGGTGCTGCCCCACACCGGGCAGTCTGTCCGGGTGGGCCTGACCGGCGTGCCGGGGGTGGGCAAGAGCACGTTCGTCGAGGCGCTGGGCGTGCGGCTGGCCGACGCGGGGGGGCGGGTGGCGGTGCTGGCGGTCGATCCCACGTCGGCGCGCACGGGCGGGTCGATCATGGGCGACAAGACGCGCATGCCGCGCCTGACGGTGCACGAGCGGGCGTTCATCCGGCCCAGCCCCAGCGGCGGCACGCTGGGCGGCGTGGCGCGGCGCACCCGCGAGACCCTGCTGCTGTGCGAGGCGGCCGGGTACGACGTGCTGCTCGTGGAGACCGTGGGCGTGGGCCAGTCCGAGACGCAGGTGGCCGCCATGACCGACGTGTTCGTGCTGCTGACCCTCCCGAACGCCGGCGACGAACTCCAGGGCATCAAGCGCGGGATCATGGAGCTCGCCGACGTGTGCGTGGTGAACAAGGCCGACACCGCGCCCGCCGCAGCGATCCGCGCCCAGACGGAACTCCGCACGGCCCTGACGCTGCTCACCCCGCACGACGCCCCGTGGCGGCCCGTGGCCCTGCGCGCCTCCGCACAGACGGGCGAGGGGCTGGACGACGTGTGGGCCGCCGTGCAGCGCTGCGCCCACGACACCGACGTGCCCGCGAAACGCCGCGCCCAGGCCGCGCGCTGGTTCGACGACCTGCTGCGCGAGGCCGCGTGGCGGGCCTTCCGGACGGGACTGGACACGGCTCGGCTCAAGTCACTCCGGGCCGACGTGGAGGCGGGGAGGCTCACCGCCGTGCAGGGAGTGGCGGCGCTGCTGGACGACCGGGCAGGTGGACGATGA
- a CDS encoding PsbP-related protein translates to MIRTGLAILTLLAGSAHAATFTDTKNGFTVTAPAGWEQVPYAGTAVVYMSPRRVAGFGPNINVIVQTVPAGLTQAQFHASSLAQIRKYVTGGKVIQSRAVTLGGRPANEVVYTGRQGEFSLYFIAVYAVKGTRAYIVTGTTVLGQQGTMAQTTRAFASSLKITR, encoded by the coding sequence ATGATCCGCACCGGTCTGGCCATCCTGACGCTGCTCGCGGGCAGCGCCCACGCCGCCACGTTCACAGACACGAAGAACGGCTTCACCGTCACGGCCCCGGCCGGGTGGGAGCAGGTACCGTACGCCGGCACCGCCGTCGTGTACATGAGCCCCCGGCGCGTGGCGGGCTTCGGCCCGAACATCAACGTCATCGTGCAGACGGTGCCGGCGGGACTCACGCAGGCGCAGTTCCACGCCAGCAGCCTCGCCCAGATCCGGAAGTACGTCACCGGTGGCAAGGTCATCCAGTCCCGCGCGGTCACGCTGGGCGGCCGGCCCGCGAACGAGGTCGTCTACACCGGGCGGCAGGGCGAGTTCAGCCTGTATTTCATTGCGGTGTACGCGGTCAAGGGCACGCGGGCGTACATCGTGACCGGCACGACCGTCCTGGGACAGCAGGGCACCATGGCCCAGACGACCCGCGCGTTTGCCTCCAGCCTGAAGATCACCCGGTAG
- the cysK gene encoding cysteine synthase A, translating to MISSLIGHTPLVQLMRVTEPGMADVFVKLEGQNPGGSIKDRTALGLIEDAERRGVLKPGGTIVEPTSGNTGIGLAQVAAAKGYRLILCMPASMSEERKRTLVAYGAELVLTDPGRRMLAAIEEAEKIAQERGAVMMGQFTNPANPAVHEATTGPELWEQMDGRIDAFVYGSGTGGTISGVGRYLKRMNPQVQVIACEPARSNVLTGGEMGTHGFQGMGPGFIPANLDRSVIDDVIDVWEEDAYPLARRLAQEEGIFVGMSSGAMAWAALEVARRLGSGKRVATIACDTGARYLTTTLFSDEPATPAGYRPYSREKLVSTP from the coding sequence ATGATCTCGTCCCTGATCGGCCACACGCCCCTCGTGCAGCTCATGCGCGTCACCGAACCCGGCATGGCCGACGTCTTCGTGAAACTGGAGGGCCAGAACCCCGGTGGGAGCATCAAAGACCGCACTGCGCTGGGCCTGATCGAGGACGCCGAGCGCCGGGGCGTGCTGAAGCCGGGCGGCACCATCGTGGAACCCACCAGCGGCAACACCGGCATCGGGCTGGCTCAGGTCGCGGCGGCCAAGGGCTACCGGCTGATCCTGTGCATGCCCGCCAGCATGAGCGAGGAGCGCAAGCGCACCCTGGTCGCCTACGGCGCAGAACTGGTGCTGACCGACCCCGGGCGCCGGATGCTCGCGGCCATCGAGGAGGCCGAGAAGATCGCGCAGGAACGTGGCGCGGTCATGATGGGCCAGTTCACGAATCCCGCCAACCCGGCGGTGCACGAGGCCACGACCGGCCCCGAACTGTGGGAGCAGATGGACGGCCGCATCGATGCCTTCGTGTACGGCAGCGGCACGGGCGGCACGATCAGCGGGGTGGGGCGCTACCTCAAGCGCATGAACCCGCAGGTGCAGGTCATCGCCTGCGAACCGGCCCGCAGCAACGTGCTGACCGGCGGCGAGATGGGCACGCACGGCTTCCAGGGCATGGGGCCGGGCTTCATCCCCGCGAACCTCGACCGCTCGGTCATCGACGACGTGATCGACGTGTGGGAGGAAGACGCCTACCCGCTGGCCCGCCGCCTCGCACAGGAGGAGGGGATCTTCGTCGGCATGAGCAGCGGGGCCATGGCGTGGGCCGCGCTGGAGGTCGCCCGCCGCCTGGGCAGCGGCAAGCGCGTGGCGACCATCGCCTGCGACACGGGGGCGCGCTACCTGACCACGACCCTGTTCTCGGACGAGCCGGCCACGCCTGCCGGCTACCGCCCATACTCCCGCGAGAAGCTGGTGTCTACTCCCTGA
- a CDS encoding 2-phosphosulfolactate phosphatase: MRLRVDLLPHGTYPDVVMVIDVLRATTTAITYLERGADALLLTATPDVALHLRLEGGGRYVLGGERGGLPIPGFDFGNSPVEASAQNFTGRMVVMNTTNGTGAAHTAAQTGKHVFLAALTNAHAAARRARATATEEIAIVCAGTDERVGLEDVYAAGVLAEYLLAMGEFSIDDGARIALTVRRNGGNPLEALGSSGHGQHLARLGLGEDVRAAAGLSTSTLVPTLVPGDDVPTGTLRFLAG; the protein is encoded by the coding sequence TTGAGACTCCGCGTCGATCTGCTCCCACACGGGACGTACCCGGACGTCGTCATGGTCATCGACGTGCTGCGGGCCACCACGACCGCGATCACGTATCTGGAACGTGGCGCGGACGCGCTGCTGCTGACCGCGACCCCGGACGTGGCGCTGCACCTCAGGCTGGAGGGCGGCGGCAGGTATGTCCTGGGTGGGGAACGGGGCGGCCTGCCCATCCCCGGCTTCGACTTCGGCAACAGCCCGGTCGAGGCGTCGGCACAGAATTTCACCGGGCGTATGGTCGTGATGAACACCACCAACGGAACCGGGGCCGCGCACACGGCCGCGCAGACCGGCAAGCACGTCTTTCTGGCGGCCCTCACGAACGCACATGCCGCCGCCCGCCGGGCCCGTGCCACCGCCACCGAGGAGATCGCCATCGTGTGTGCCGGCACCGATGAGCGTGTGGGTCTGGAGGACGTGTATGCCGCCGGGGTGCTGGCCGAGTATCTCCTCGCCATGGGGGAATTCAGCATCGACGACGGCGCGCGCATCGCCCTGACCGTGCGGCGCAACGGCGGCAATCCGCTGGAGGCGCTGGGCAGCAGCGGTCACGGCCAGCACCTGGCCCGCCTGGGCCTGGGCGAGGACGTCCGGGCGGCGGCGGGCCTGAGCACCAGCACCCTGGTGCCCACCCTGGTGCCCGGCGACGACGTGCCCACCGGAACCCTGCGCTTCCTGGCGGGCTGA
- a CDS encoding DUF937 domain-containing protein, whose amino-acid sequence MMDIFNMLGGMGQTQQTVGQQLGTTPTQTASALEAALPLLLGAMTRNATQPGGLDALANAVNQHDGSAIDAFGQGQAPDMQDGQKILGHVFGGQQSAAANAVSQRAGISPQLAIQVLSMLAPLVMAYLSRQKQGQGGAAGSMGGGMGDLGSILGSVLGGGAAAGGLGSVLGGLLGGGQQPQAQYQQAPYQQPQGSVLGGGQVIPGFPSQGGSAGGDLGGLMGTLNSALDSNGNGNALDDLIGMFGGARRG is encoded by the coding sequence ATGATGGACATCTTCAACATGCTCGGCGGAATGGGACAGACGCAGCAGACCGTGGGACAGCAGCTCGGCACGACCCCGACCCAGACGGCATCGGCGCTGGAGGCGGCCCTGCCGCTGCTGCTGGGGGCCATGACCCGCAACGCCACGCAGCCCGGCGGCCTGGACGCCCTGGCGAACGCCGTGAACCAGCATGACGGGAGCGCCATCGACGCCTTCGGGCAGGGACAGGCTCCGGACATGCAGGACGGCCAGAAGATCCTGGGGCACGTGTTCGGCGGCCAGCAGTCCGCCGCCGCGAACGCCGTGAGCCAGCGTGCCGGGATCAGCCCGCAGCTCGCCATTCAGGTGCTGAGCATGCTGGCCCCGCTGGTCATGGCGTACCTGAGCCGTCAGAAGCAGGGCCAGGGGGGGGCGGCCGGCAGCATGGGCGGCGGCATGGGCGACCTGGGGAGCATCCTGGGCAGCGTCCTCGGCGGCGGCGCGGCGGCCGGAGGCCTGGGATCGGTGCTGGGCGGCCTGCTCGGCGGCGGGCAGCAGCCCCAGGCCCAGTACCAGCAGGCGCCGTACCAGCAGCCCCAGGGCAGCGTCCTGGGCGGCGGACAGGTCATCCCCGGTTTCCCATCGCAGGGTGGCAGCGCCGGCGGCGACCTGGGCGGCCTGATGGGCACGCTGAACTCGGCGCTGGACAGCAACGGGAACGGCAACGCGCTCGACGACCTGATCGGCATGTTCGGCGGCGCACGGCGCGGCTGA